The window AAGGATCAGTACCTGCAGACCATCAAAGGGGTATTGCAGGGCGAAGCGACCATCAAACTGGATACGACATCTTTAAATATTCCACCTGCGGAAACGACCACAGATTAAATCCAAAACTATGTTCAACGGTAAATCCAAGACTGAATTCGCTAATGAGACCGGCGGAAACAGCACCAGCCTGATCGGCAATGGAACAACCCTGAAAGGGGACATCAACAGCAACGGCGACCTGCGCATTGACGGGCACCTGATCGGAAACATCAACACTACGGCCAAGGTAGTGATCGGCGCCAACGGCATCGTAGAAGGGGACATCATTGGCACTCAGGCCGATATCATGGGCAAGGTAACAGGCACCATCAAGGTGAAGGAATTGCTCCAATTGAAAGCCAGTGCAGTGGTAAACGGGAATATACATGCAGGAAAGCTGCAGGTAGAACCCGCTGCTACCTTTAACGGAGGTTGTCATATGGGCAATGCCGGGGAGAAATCCACCGCAATGAATGAAAAACAGAAAGCCTCCAACGCAGCCTGACCCTAAGAACTGGCTGCATTATATTGGATTGGGCACCCAGCTGATGGTTGCCCTTGGATTGGCTATCTGGGCCGGTATCTGGTTAGATGACCGGCTCAAATGGTCTATGCCTTTATTTGTCTGGACCTTACCTTTGCTGGTCATTGGGGTTACCATATTCAAACTAATCAAAGAAACAGGAAAAAGATCCGATGGAAAATAAGACCAGCAGCACCCGCCGCGCTTTCTTGCC is drawn from Flavihumibacter rivuli and contains these coding sequences:
- a CDS encoding bactofilin family protein, which codes for MFNGKSKTEFANETGGNSTSLIGNGTTLKGDINSNGDLRIDGHLIGNINTTAKVVIGANGIVEGDIIGTQADIMGKVTGTIKVKELLQLKASAVVNGNIHAGKLQVEPAATFNGGCHMGNAGEKSTAMNEKQKASNAA
- a CDS encoding AtpZ/AtpI family protein, yielding MKNRKPPTQPDPKNWLHYIGLGTQLMVALGLAIWAGIWLDDRLKWSMPLFVWTLPLLVIGVTIFKLIKETGKRSDGK